A single Candidatus Goldiibacteriota bacterium DNA region contains:
- a CDS encoding DUF2225 domain-containing protein, with protein sequence MSGYLWLKEVKCPACDAAFKTARVKASSLKVKGIDTDFHKTYEDVKPMLYAVTVCPECNFAARNDDFDKAMLDYQKEVIQIALAVKAAKKNVRFAETFETNTEEAVKKHLLAVTYAKHFKPENPNTIAGLYMHIAWMYREDGNTDKEKEYMLKALEYYIKTFEKGTYIPEKIGEPGIIYLIGELNRLLGNNNEAVQWFSRGVRHDHIGNFPNIEHLIRDAWEKITEEKRKQ encoded by the coding sequence ATGAGCGGATATTTATGGCTTAAAGAGGTTAAATGCCCGGCTTGTGATGCGGCTTTTAAAACGGCCAGGGTTAAAGCGTCTTCGCTTAAAGTAAAAGGGATTGATACGGATTTTCATAAGACATACGAAGATGTAAAGCCGATGTTATACGCGGTTACCGTGTGCCCCGAATGTAATTTTGCGGCGCGCAATGACGATTTTGACAAGGCTATGCTGGACTATCAGAAAGAGGTAATTCAGATAGCACTTGCGGTAAAAGCGGCAAAAAAGAACGTGCGTTTCGCGGAGACGTTTGAAACAAACACCGAAGAAGCGGTAAAAAAACACCTTCTTGCGGTGACGTACGCCAAACATTTTAAGCCGGAAAATCCCAACACAATAGCCGGCCTGTATATGCATATAGCGTGGATGTACAGGGAAGACGGCAATACGGATAAAGAAAAAGAATATATGCTAAAAGCGCTTGAATACTATATTAAGACCTTTGAAAAAGGGACTTATATTCCGGAGAAGATAGGCGAACCCGGAATTATTTACCTTATCGGAGAATTAAACAGGCTGCTTGGAAATAATAACGAAGCTGTGCAGTGGTTTTCAAGGGGGGTCAGGCACGACCATATAGGCAATTTTCCCAATATTGAACACCTTATCAGGGACGCTTGGGAAAAGATTACGGAAGAAAAAAGAAAACAATAA
- a CDS encoding glycosyltransferase, with the protein MKILMVTDTYRPRVNGVVTSIDTFANEFRKLGHEAHIVAPEFPAHRKTDHLADAEAMEKFVTRIKSHYLFFDPEDRLPNPYLPSARIKIKKEILERKYDIIHTQTPFALGIEAIKWAKKMDCPIVQTYHTLFESYIHYFRFMPRWMSLRLAKGISKWYSQKMDLNITPSTQMKDLLVQYGVTKPVEVNPTGIKMDKFKIFHGDDFRKKFNISAETILFLFMGRIGHEKNIPFLFKMLKRVMAVKPDVKLIVAGKGPAEAEVHEAAKAEGVIDNVIFLGYFEPQDWVNCYAAADLFTFASITETQGLVVTEAMAVGTPVVAVGEMGVAEVMAGNKGGLLVKHDLDEFTAAVFKMLDDKQLYAEKKKEAFEYAQAWSAEAMAKKMLGLYQRAIDGYKKKK; encoded by the coding sequence ATGAAAATTTTAATGGTAACAGACACATACAGGCCAAGGGTAAACGGGGTTGTTACGTCAATTGATACATTTGCAAATGAGTTCAGAAAACTTGGGCATGAAGCCCACATTGTGGCGCCTGAATTCCCGGCACACAGAAAGACAGACCACCTTGCTGACGCGGAAGCAATGGAAAAATTTGTTACAAGAATAAAATCACATTACCTTTTCTTTGACCCGGAAGACAGGCTGCCGAATCCTTATCTGCCTTCAGCCAGAATAAAAATTAAGAAAGAAATTCTTGAAAGAAAATACGACATTATCCACACGCAGACCCCTTTTGCCCTTGGGATTGAGGCGATAAAATGGGCGAAGAAGATGGACTGCCCGATTGTTCAGACTTATCACACGCTGTTTGAATCATACATTCACTATTTCAGGTTTATGCCAAGATGGATGTCTTTAAGGCTGGCAAAAGGAATCAGCAAATGGTACAGCCAGAAGATGGATTTAAACATCACGCCTTCCACGCAGATGAAAGACCTGCTTGTGCAGTACGGTGTCACCAAACCCGTTGAAGTTAACCCCACGGGTATTAAAATGGACAAGTTTAAGATATTTCACGGGGATGATTTCAGGAAAAAATTTAATATTTCCGCGGAAACAATATTGTTCCTCTTTATGGGCAGGATAGGGCATGAAAAAAATATTCCGTTCCTCTTTAAAATGTTAAAGAGGGTAATGGCTGTTAAGCCTGATGTAAAATTAATAGTTGCGGGAAAAGGGCCGGCAGAAGCAGAAGTGCACGAAGCGGCCAAAGCGGAAGGCGTAATTGATAACGTAATTTTTCTTGGATATTTTGAACCGCAGGACTGGGTTAACTGCTATGCCGCGGCTGACCTTTTCACTTTCGCTTCAATTACAGAGACACAGGGCCTTGTGGTAACCGAAGCAATGGCGGTAGGTACGCCTGTTGTGGCTGTAGGTGAAATGGGCGTTGCTGAAGTAATGGCGGGAAATAAAGGCGGGCTTCTTGTAAAACACGACCTGGACGAATTTACGGCGGCTGTTTTTAAAATGCTTGATGATAAACAGTTATACGCTGAAAAGAAGAAAGAAGCTTTTGAATACGCTCAGGCATGGTCTGCTGAAGCCATGGCAAAGAAAATGCTTGGGCTTTACCAGAGGGCAATTGACGGTTACAAAAAAAAGAAATAA
- a CDS encoding pyridoxal phosphate-dependent aminotransferase, with protein sequence MIADRMKKVQASITLAIDAKAKQMIADGVDLVGFGAGEPDFSTPDNIKVAGIKAIVDNKTKYTPSSGMPDLKNPIAKKLLEDNKLEYKPSNIIVSCGAKHSLFNIFMAGINPGDEVIIFSPYWVSYVEMVNMAQGIPVLVQLDESKKFEIDFELLKSKITKNTKMMIINSPSNPTGCVLSKTSLEKLAEICLANNILMISDEIYEKNLYNGKTHISIASLSKEAKAKTVVVNGVSKSHAMTGWRIGYIAADDMELVKAMDNMQSHSTSNPTTISQMAAIEALKTDITVVNKMVAEFDKRRKYILQRVNAIQGLTCVEPEGAFYVFPNFSSFVGKTFNGIKIENSMNLADALLTSAKVAVVPGVAFGSDVHFRMSYATSMEKIEKGLNRIEEFFKG encoded by the coding sequence ATGATTGCGGACAGGATGAAGAAAGTACAGGCTTCAATAACACTGGCAATTGACGCAAAAGCAAAACAGATGATAGCTGACGGGGTTGACCTTGTCGGGTTTGGAGCGGGGGAACCTGATTTTAGCACCCCTGATAATATCAAAGTGGCCGGAATAAAAGCCATTGTTGACAACAAAACAAAATATACTCCTTCTTCCGGAATGCCGGATTTAAAGAATCCGATTGCCAAAAAACTTCTTGAAGACAATAAACTTGAATACAAGCCTTCCAATATAATAGTGTCATGCGGCGCTAAACATTCGCTGTTTAACATTTTTATGGCAGGAATAAATCCCGGGGATGAAGTTATTATATTCTCACCTTACTGGGTATCATATGTGGAAATGGTAAATATGGCGCAGGGAATTCCCGTACTTGTACAGCTTGATGAATCCAAAAAGTTTGAGATTGATTTTGAACTTTTAAAATCAAAGATAACAAAAAACACAAAGATGATGATCATTAATTCGCCGTCAAACCCGACCGGATGCGTGCTTTCAAAAACATCGCTTGAAAAACTGGCTGAAATCTGCCTGGCAAACAATATACTTATGATATCCGATGAAATATACGAGAAAAACCTTTATAACGGTAAAACACACATCTCCATTGCTTCGCTTTCAAAAGAGGCAAAGGCAAAAACAGTTGTGGTAAACGGAGTTTCCAAATCACACGCTATGACAGGGTGGAGAATAGGATACATTGCCGCTGATGATATGGAACTTGTAAAAGCTATGGATAATATGCAGTCGCATTCCACTTCCAATCCTACCACTATTTCGCAGATGGCTGCGATTGAAGCGTTAAAGACTGATATTACCGTGGTAAACAAAATGGTGGCGGAATTTGATAAAAGAAGAAAGTATATCCTTCAGAGAGTAAACGCGATACAGGGCCTTACATGCGTGGAACCGGAAGGCGCTTTTTATGTGTTCCCGAATTTCAGCAGTTTTGTAGGAAAAACTTTTAACGGTATAAAGATAGAAAATTCAATGAACCTTGCTGACGCGCTTTTAACGTCCGCCAAGGTGGCTGTGGTGCCGGGCGTGGCGTTTGGAAGCGATGTGCATTTCAGAATGTCATACGCTACATCAATGGAAAAGATAGAAAAAGGGCTGAACAGAATAGAAGAGTTTTTTAAAGGATAA